In one window of Legionella fallonii LLAP-10 DNA:
- a CDS encoding multidrug effflux MFS transporter gives MSKARTSTILIGLLSAYSLLTFDLYQPSLPYITSYFDTTHNLSQLTLSIYLFVFGVTQLIWGPLIDHFGRRRLLPGSLILAVVSSIICIYAPNITVLVIGRALQGFALCCSNLIAYSTARDSEDPIERAKVLSYISMIIAVSPILAPVLGSLIFTYWDWQANFVLMAGIAIVLWLQSRTMLFESPFWVAPERSFKIKDAWIAYKEILPSPILWCASMIMMFSFAAVMLSVINSSYLIIDRLGFSPLGFGIIFTFNGLNIILGNYLGIWLRDRLSMTLTIYLGNWFIIIGGIAMLATMTLYGFSLAALSFSLVANLGISISAPPTMSLVLTDFKENTGTALAFINTVRMFGSSLLSMLAGYWLMSNLNALPLGLIGTGLGALYFSWHFKRLTSEPTDSEFDGAEATI, from the coding sequence ATGTCAAAAGCACGGACCTCCACTATTTTGATTGGGCTATTATCAGCCTATTCATTATTGACCTTCGATCTTTATCAACCCTCATTACCTTACATAACGAGTTATTTTGATACAACACACAATTTAAGCCAATTGACTCTCAGTATTTATTTATTTGTATTTGGGGTAACGCAATTAATTTGGGGACCTTTGATTGATCATTTTGGGCGTCGTCGTTTACTTCCTGGCAGCCTCATATTAGCCGTGGTTTCCAGCATAATATGTATTTATGCCCCTAATATTACTGTATTAGTAATAGGGCGTGCGCTTCAAGGCTTTGCATTATGTTGTTCCAACTTAATCGCTTATTCTACTGCGCGTGATAGTGAAGATCCCATAGAACGAGCCAAGGTGCTGTCTTATATTTCAATGATTATTGCTGTTTCACCTATTCTTGCCCCTGTGCTTGGTTCTCTTATTTTTACTTATTGGGATTGGCAAGCTAATTTTGTCTTGATGGCGGGGATTGCTATTGTCCTTTGGCTTCAATCTCGAACCATGTTATTCGAGTCCCCTTTTTGGGTAGCACCAGAACGTTCTTTTAAGATAAAAGACGCATGGATCGCCTATAAAGAGATTTTACCTTCGCCTATTTTATGGTGTGCTTCCATGATTATGATGTTTAGCTTTGCTGCAGTAATGCTAAGTGTTATTAATTCTTCTTATTTGATAATAGATAGGCTTGGATTTTCTCCTTTAGGGTTCGGAATAATATTTACATTTAATGGACTAAATATTATTTTGGGTAACTATTTAGGTATTTGGCTTCGCGATCGATTAAGCATGACCCTCACTATTTATTTAGGTAATTGGTTTATAATAATTGGTGGCATTGCCATGCTTGCTACTATGACTCTTTATGGTTTTAGTCTTGCGGCTCTATCTTTTTCATTAGTTGCGAATTTAGGGATAAGCATTAGTGCACCACCAACTATGTCCTTAGTTTTAACTGATTTTAAAGAAAATACTGGAACGGCACTTGCCTTTATCAACACGGTCAGAATGTTTGGTTCATCTCTCTTGTCAATGCTTGCGGGCTATTGGTTGATGAGCAATCTCAATGCATTACCATTAGGTCTAATAGGTACTGGTCTTGGGGCATTATATTTTTCATGGCATTTTAAACGATTAACATCAGAACCTACTGACTCAGAATTTGATGGGGCAGAAGCTACTATATAG